A DNA window from Pseudarthrobacter sp. W1I19 contains the following coding sequences:
- a CDS encoding CoA pyrophosphatase, which produces MSAREDLIGLAQRSASGSVSAPDPLWAALTVDATRARRAAVLMLFGALDDVPAVSDKPLAPADLDVLLLERAHTLGSHPGQVAFPGGAIDARETPVQAALREAEEETGLDTDGVEVLGTLQELGLAHSNFLVTPVLGWWRAPSPVGVVDYAESAQVFRVPVRDLLDPDNRVMATVNRAGRTFDSPAFTVNGVVVWGFTGIVLNGLFEQLGWAVPWDRSRVHPMGV; this is translated from the coding sequence GTGAGCGCCCGCGAAGACCTGATCGGGTTGGCGCAAAGGTCCGCGTCAGGGTCGGTATCCGCCCCGGACCCCCTGTGGGCCGCCCTGACAGTGGATGCCACACGGGCGCGCAGGGCTGCCGTCCTGATGCTGTTCGGGGCCCTCGATGACGTTCCGGCTGTCTCCGACAAGCCGCTGGCCCCCGCCGACCTGGACGTCCTGCTCCTGGAGCGCGCGCACACCCTGGGTTCCCATCCCGGGCAGGTGGCGTTTCCCGGCGGCGCCATTGACGCACGGGAAACACCGGTTCAGGCGGCCCTGCGGGAGGCCGAAGAAGAAACGGGGCTGGACACGGACGGCGTGGAGGTCCTGGGAACCCTGCAGGAGCTGGGGCTGGCCCACAGCAACTTCCTCGTAACCCCAGTCCTGGGGTGGTGGCGCGCGCCGTCACCCGTGGGAGTGGTGGATTATGCTGAATCCGCGCAGGTGTTCCGGGTTCCCGTCCGGGACCTGCTGGACCCGGACAACCGGGTCATGGCAACAGTCAACCGGGCGGGACGCACGTTTGACAGCCCGGCTTTTACTGTCAATGGAGTGGTGGTCTGGGGTTTTACCGGCATCGTTTTGAACGGCCTCTTTGAACAGCTCGGCTGGGCGGTTCCATGGGACCGGAGCCGGGTGCACCCGATGGGTGTCTAG
- the ssd gene encoding septum site-determining protein Ssd: MSRHQLTPLPSDPVPAARSPRSPDDGLLTAPPGFAAGLAGPAEAWLPDSGEEVLLVTSSAVVRAEVERIVAAAGAHLRVVADALEGARYWDGSAAVLVGSDIRELPPRRRAPAVLVGLDGEGDSLWHLAAALGAERVAVLPDAAAWLADHLSRSRAPGPGGIILGVTGGCGGAGATTAAIWIAQAAAGMGARVLLVDGDPWGGGLELAIAAEESPGLRWPDLSEARGSIDSGQLSDSLPVSGGFSFLSWPATREQPVSVAAPTITGVLDAARRAFELVVLDIGRAAGPLQSYAWDCDRIMMVVPAQLKAAVAAVRLLHEFPPVEAGLLVRARPGAALDASLISEAIGLPVQGRVPELRGVGGAAESGRLLELGKRRSVRHFAASVLDSLGDELPTGEFG, from the coding sequence ATGAGCAGGCATCAGTTGACCCCCCTCCCTTCAGATCCCGTCCCTGCCGCGCGTTCGCCCCGGAGCCCGGATGACGGACTCCTGACCGCCCCTCCTGGCTTTGCAGCTGGTTTGGCAGGGCCGGCCGAGGCGTGGCTGCCGGACAGCGGGGAAGAGGTGCTGCTGGTCACGTCGTCCGCTGTTGTGCGGGCCGAGGTGGAGCGGATTGTGGCGGCGGCCGGAGCGCATCTTCGCGTTGTTGCCGATGCCCTGGAAGGGGCCAGGTACTGGGATGGCTCGGCCGCGGTTCTGGTGGGCAGTGACATCCGGGAGCTGCCGCCCCGGCGGCGGGCACCGGCTGTCCTCGTAGGTCTGGACGGTGAAGGCGACAGCCTGTGGCACCTGGCCGCGGCGCTTGGCGCTGAGCGGGTGGCGGTGCTCCCTGACGCCGCGGCCTGGCTGGCGGACCACCTCAGCCGCTCGCGGGCGCCCGGCCCGGGCGGGATCATCCTTGGTGTGACCGGCGGGTGCGGCGGCGCGGGAGCCACCACGGCGGCGATTTGGATAGCACAGGCGGCGGCCGGGATGGGAGCACGCGTACTGCTTGTTGACGGCGACCCCTGGGGCGGCGGGTTGGAACTGGCCATCGCTGCGGAGGAAAGCCCGGGCCTGCGCTGGCCCGACCTTTCCGAGGCGCGCGGCAGCATCGACTCGGGCCAGCTGTCCGACTCACTGCCCGTCTCCGGAGGATTTTCGTTCCTGTCCTGGCCGGCCACCCGTGAACAGCCCGTATCCGTGGCCGCGCCCACCATCACCGGAGTGCTCGACGCCGCACGCCGGGCGTTTGAACTGGTGGTGCTGGACATCGGCCGGGCCGCGGGACCGCTCCAGTCCTATGCCTGGGACTGCGACCGGATCATGATGGTGGTTCCCGCCCAGCTGAAGGCGGCCGTCGCGGCTGTGCGCCTGCTCCACGAGTTCCCGCCCGTGGAGGCTGGCCTCCTGGTCCGGGCCCGGCCGGGGGCTGCTTTGGATGCCTCGTTGATCTCGGAGGCCATTGGCCTTCCCGTGCAGGGCCGCGTGCCTGAGCTTCGCGGAGTTGGTGGCGCCGCGGAGTCGGGCCGGCTGCTGGAACTGGGCAAGCGGCGCAGCGTCCGGCATTTTGCCGCCTCAGTGCTCGACTCACTCGGCGACGAGCTGCCCACTGGAGAGTTCGGATGA
- a CDS encoding TadE family type IV pilus minor pilin has translation MTGAPDVVRLRRAAERGAVTAEFAVTLPAVVLLLAMLLSGAAAGVTQLRLEEGARAGARALARGDDAAAVERIVRTLSGTSASAAVAADGEWLNVTVTGRVGGPLGATIPWTLTARASSRSEAAAAGPGVSAAAVAAAGTG, from the coding sequence ATGACCGGCGCGCCGGACGTGGTGCGCCTTCGGCGAGCGGCAGAGCGGGGCGCCGTTACCGCAGAATTTGCCGTGACGCTGCCTGCCGTTGTGCTCCTGCTGGCCATGCTTCTTTCGGGTGCAGCCGCCGGGGTCACCCAGCTGCGGCTGGAGGAAGGCGCCCGGGCGGGTGCACGTGCGCTGGCCCGCGGGGACGATGCGGCAGCCGTGGAACGGATCGTAAGGACTCTTTCGGGAACGTCGGCATCCGCCGCTGTTGCAGCCGACGGCGAATGGCTGAATGTCACTGTCACGGGCCGGGTAGGGGGCCCGCTGGGCGCAACAATTCCATGGACGCTGACTGCCCGCGCCTCAAGCCGCAGCGAGGCAGCGGCGGCGGGCCCGGGCGTTTCCGCGGCGGCCGTGGCGGCGGCGGGCACCGGATGA
- the nth gene encoding endonuclease III, producing the protein MPVVSAESLLGLKRRARRINRALAEKYPYAHAELDFRNPFELLVATVLSAQTTDVTVNQITPLLFTRYPDPRSMAEADPAAIEEIIKPTGFFRAKTRSLLALCTRLVDEYNGVVPGRLEDLVTLPGVGRKTANVVLGNAFGVPGITVDTHFGRLARRFGWTQSEDPVQIEYDVAELFEKRDWTMLSHRVVFHGRRVCHSRKPACGACPVATWCPSYGMGETDPAKAAKLLKYELAPGNEALLAQLLAETHRAAEIRMESQKRKP; encoded by the coding sequence ATGCCCGTGGTCTCCGCCGAGTCCCTGCTCGGACTGAAGAGGCGGGCGCGCAGGATCAACAGGGCCTTGGCGGAGAAGTACCCCTACGCCCATGCGGAACTTGATTTCCGCAATCCGTTCGAGCTGCTGGTGGCCACTGTCCTATCCGCGCAGACCACCGACGTCACCGTCAACCAGATCACACCGTTGCTGTTCACGCGTTATCCTGACCCGCGGTCCATGGCAGAAGCGGATCCCGCCGCGATTGAAGAGATCATCAAACCCACCGGTTTCTTCCGGGCCAAGACGCGAAGCCTTCTCGCCTTGTGCACCCGGCTGGTGGATGAGTACAACGGCGTCGTTCCCGGCCGGCTGGAGGACCTGGTCACGCTGCCAGGGGTGGGCCGGAAGACCGCCAATGTGGTGCTGGGCAACGCCTTCGGCGTCCCCGGGATCACGGTGGACACCCATTTTGGCCGCCTGGCCCGCCGATTCGGCTGGACACAGTCCGAGGACCCCGTCCAGATTGAATATGACGTGGCCGAGCTCTTCGAGAAGAGGGACTGGACCATGCTCTCCCACCGGGTGGTGTTCCATGGGCGGCGGGTGTGCCACTCCCGCAAACCGGCCTGCGGCGCGTGCCCTGTGGCCACCTGGTGCCCGAGCTACGGCATGGGCGAAACGGACCCGGCCAAAGCGGCAAAACTGCTGAAATATGAACTCGCTCCCGGCAATGAAGCCCTCCTGGCCCAACTGCTGGCCGAAACCCACCGGGCGGCCGAAATCAGGATGGAATCCCAAAAGAGGAAGCCGTGA
- a CDS encoding TadA family conjugal transfer-associated ATPase, with protein MKQQSPRGSGAADGLRRRARLIEGQRTEGQRRDPRRVERQIVDAGLLESVRESMMAEAGVVTPSRVAAAVQATGKLLGTAGSLAAVERISAELNGLGPLQPLTRDPAVTDIFVNAPDSVWVDRGRGIEPVAVAFGDEAQLRALACRLVAAGGRRLDDGSPCVDVRLAGGYRVHAVLPPVSTAGTLLSVRIRRERVFSMDELQAAGMFGPLIRDVLERVLELRLSFLISGATGSGKTTLLSTLLGLCAPEERLVLIEDASELNPVHPHVVSLESRHGNLEGGGEVGLGELVRQALRMRPDRLVVGECRGAEVRELLTAMNTGHSGGGGTIHANTAQAVPARLTALGALAGLSPDGVRLQAASALDVVIHVERTGRGREVTCIGLIEDGSDGLRVVSAVETSEGSTVRGQGWDALAGRLGREPGHGR; from the coding sequence ATGAAGCAGCAATCCCCGCGGGGATCGGGAGCAGCTGACGGTCTGCGGCGGCGTGCCCGGTTGATCGAGGGCCAGCGGACGGAAGGCCAGCGCCGGGACCCCCGGCGGGTGGAGCGGCAGATTGTTGATGCCGGGCTGCTGGAATCGGTCCGCGAGTCCATGATGGCCGAAGCCGGCGTTGTAACGCCCTCACGGGTGGCTGCGGCGGTTCAGGCTACCGGCAAGCTGCTGGGCACCGCCGGTTCGCTGGCGGCGGTGGAGCGCATCAGCGCTGAGCTTAACGGACTGGGACCCCTGCAGCCGCTTACCCGGGATCCGGCGGTCACGGACATCTTTGTCAATGCTCCGGACTCGGTATGGGTGGACCGCGGTCGGGGCATCGAGCCCGTCGCCGTGGCCTTCGGCGATGAAGCGCAGCTGCGGGCGCTGGCCTGCAGACTGGTTGCCGCGGGAGGGCGCCGCCTGGATGACGGTTCGCCCTGCGTGGATGTGCGGCTGGCGGGTGGCTACCGTGTCCATGCGGTGCTGCCGCCCGTTTCCACGGCGGGTACCCTGCTCAGCGTCAGGATCCGCCGTGAACGGGTCTTCAGCATGGACGAGTTGCAGGCGGCCGGCATGTTCGGCCCCCTGATAAGGGACGTCCTGGAACGGGTGCTGGAACTTCGGCTGAGTTTTTTGATCAGTGGCGCCACCGGTTCCGGCAAGACCACGCTGTTGTCCACGCTGCTGGGGTTGTGTGCCCCTGAGGAGCGGCTGGTCCTTATTGAGGATGCTTCCGAGCTGAATCCGGTCCATCCGCATGTGGTCTCCCTCGAATCCCGGCACGGCAACCTTGAAGGCGGCGGGGAGGTGGGGCTGGGCGAGCTGGTCCGGCAGGCCCTGCGCATGAGGCCCGACCGGCTGGTGGTGGGGGAGTGCCGCGGCGCTGAGGTCCGGGAATTGCTGACCGCAATGAACACCGGACACAGCGGAGGAGGCGGGACCATCCACGCCAATACTGCGCAAGCCGTCCCGGCCCGGCTCACAGCCTTGGGCGCCCTCGCCGGATTGAGCCCGGACGGCGTCCGGCTCCAGGCGGCCAGTGCCCTTGACGTGGTGATCCACGTCGAAAGGACCGGCCGCGGCAGGGAAGTGACGTGCATCGGCCTTATTGAGGACGGCAGTGACGGTCTTCGCGTTGTGTCCGCTGTGGAAACCTCGGAGGGCAGCACCGTTCGAGGCCAGGGATGGGACGCACTGGCCGGCCGGCTGGGACGTGAACCGGGGCACGGCCGATGA
- a CDS encoding DUF1508 domain-containing protein, with product MAGRFEIHRVGDESYRLRLTDAEGNIVAVSPNFKSLNTLLEGVKAMRENAATGIVVDLRQQQA from the coding sequence ATGGCGGGCAGGTTTGAAATACATCGGGTTGGGGACGAGTCGTACAGGCTGCGGCTGACGGACGCAGAAGGCAACATCGTTGCCGTCTCGCCAAACTTCAAGTCTCTGAACACACTTTTGGAAGGCGTTAAGGCGATGCGTGAGAATGCGGCCACCGGGATAGTGGTGGATCTCCGCCAGCAGCAGGCCTGA
- a CDS encoding DUF4244 domain-containing protein, whose translation MSINQDRHYAAGTATLAAARQHTKRRAAAARSAGVPGAKSVSLPANVVELYPGASVYSGANARRSTGVRRLLGSEAGMATAEYAIATLAAVGFAGLLVFILRSEEVRGFLLNLIRTALALP comes from the coding sequence ATGTCCATCAACCAGGACCGCCATTACGCCGCCGGAACCGCAACGCTCGCAGCAGCCCGGCAACACACGAAACGACGGGCTGCCGCCGCTCGATCCGCTGGTGTACCCGGAGCCAAGTCTGTGTCCTTGCCGGCCAACGTGGTAGAGCTCTACCCGGGTGCCAGCGTTTACTCGGGCGCCAACGCCCGGCGCAGCACCGGCGTCCGGAGGCTGCTGGGATCAGAAGCGGGCATGGCCACGGCCGAGTATGCGATCGCCACTTTGGCCGCCGTCGGCTTTGCCGGGCTGCTGGTCTTCATCCTTCGCAGTGAGGAAGTCCGCGGCTTCCTCCTGAACCTGATCCGCACGGCACTGGCGTTGCCATGA
- a CDS encoding bifunctional 3'-5' exonuclease/DNA polymerase translates to MYLLLAAHPSGAVLQELTQAGHPHPDNPEPRLAATSELAAIVLGLERRPRTGQPPRWIWHRTQDWYPSLLACGVELERCYDLSLCGNILALSEFTAHTDYARNAEKVTLDDPEQPPRTLQPPPPPPEQDALFDDPGTGSEPRFTLEDLRGEYAAQQEALAAVSPEQNRRSRLQLLLAAESAGAMIAAEMQHAGVPWREDLHEEILADYLGPRPPLGHRPAKLEALNVELRGLLNAPTLNPDSPQELIRALHRNGIEVKSTRQWELKESNHPAIRPLLAYKKLSRLHSANGWAWLDAWVAGGRFRPEYVVGGVVSGRWASRGGGALQIPRQIRGAVHADPGYKLIVADASQLEPRVLVALAQDAIMAEAARDQDLYAGIAAKGFGGDRAKAKVALLGAMYGATSGEAGRLMPQLTRTYPRAVGFVEQAARAGESGGTVTTRLGRSSPPPSERWFQSQRPASAEEQRRAQSIARSRGRFTRNFVVQGSAADWAACWLAELRRRLRALRTEGQARAELVFFLHDEVMVHAPVRQVESCIQAIEDAAGAAKELLFGPVPVEFPVSVAVVDSYNNAK, encoded by the coding sequence ATGTACCTCCTGCTCGCCGCCCACCCCTCCGGCGCGGTCTTGCAGGAACTCACCCAAGCAGGCCACCCCCACCCGGACAATCCCGAACCCAGGCTGGCCGCCACGAGCGAGCTGGCCGCCATCGTCCTCGGGCTGGAACGCAGGCCACGCACCGGGCAACCGCCCCGCTGGATCTGGCACCGCACCCAGGACTGGTACCCGTCGCTGCTGGCATGCGGGGTGGAACTCGAACGCTGCTATGACCTGAGCCTCTGCGGGAACATCCTGGCGCTCTCCGAGTTCACCGCCCACACTGACTATGCCAGGAACGCCGAGAAGGTCACCCTGGATGACCCGGAGCAGCCGCCGCGTACGCTCCAGCCGCCTCCGCCGCCCCCGGAACAGGACGCCCTGTTCGATGATCCGGGAACTGGCTCCGAACCACGGTTCACGCTTGAGGACCTCCGCGGCGAATACGCTGCCCAGCAGGAAGCGCTGGCTGCCGTCAGTCCGGAGCAGAACCGCCGCAGCCGGCTTCAGCTCCTGCTGGCCGCGGAATCCGCCGGTGCCATGATCGCGGCTGAAATGCAGCATGCCGGAGTTCCCTGGCGGGAGGACCTGCACGAGGAAATCCTGGCCGACTATTTGGGTCCCCGCCCGCCCCTTGGCCACCGCCCGGCCAAGCTTGAGGCCCTGAACGTCGAACTGCGCGGGCTGTTGAACGCCCCCACACTCAACCCGGACTCCCCGCAGGAACTCATCCGTGCCCTGCACCGGAACGGCATCGAGGTGAAAAGCACCCGCCAGTGGGAGCTGAAGGAGTCGAACCACCCCGCCATCCGACCGCTGCTTGCCTACAAGAAGCTCTCGCGCCTGCACTCGGCGAACGGCTGGGCATGGCTTGACGCGTGGGTGGCCGGAGGCAGGTTCCGGCCTGAGTATGTGGTGGGCGGGGTGGTCTCGGGCCGCTGGGCATCGCGCGGCGGAGGTGCCCTGCAGATCCCGCGCCAGATCCGCGGCGCCGTCCATGCCGATCCAGGGTACAAGCTGATCGTGGCGGATGCCTCCCAGCTCGAACCGCGCGTACTCGTGGCACTGGCCCAGGACGCCATCATGGCTGAGGCCGCCAGGGATCAGGACCTCTACGCGGGAATCGCCGCGAAGGGATTCGGCGGCGACCGTGCAAAGGCGAAAGTGGCGCTGCTGGGCGCCATGTACGGCGCCACCTCCGGCGAGGCCGGGCGCCTCATGCCCCAGCTCACCAGGACGTATCCACGGGCAGTAGGTTTCGTGGAGCAGGCAGCCCGGGCCGGCGAGTCCGGCGGAACGGTCACCACCCGGTTGGGCCGCAGTAGCCCGCCCCCATCGGAGCGGTGGTTCCAGAGCCAGCGTCCGGCGTCGGCCGAGGAGCAGCGGCGGGCACAATCGATAGCGCGTTCCAGGGGGCGTTTCACGCGCAACTTCGTGGTCCAGGGTTCCGCGGCGGACTGGGCAGCCTGCTGGCTGGCTGAATTACGACGGCGGCTGCGCGCCTTGCGCACCGAAGGCCAGGCGAGAGCGGAGCTCGTCTTCTTCCTCCACGACGAGGTGATGGTCCACGCACCTGTCCGCCAAGTGGAATCGTGTATCCAGGCGATTGAGGATGCCGCGGGCGCAGCAAAGGAGCTGTTGTTCGGGCCTGTTCCGGTGGAGTTTCCGGTGAGTGTGGCAGTGGTGGATTCCTATAACAACGCAAAGTAA
- a CDS encoding Rv3654c family TadE-like protein yields the protein MTGARAAAGDGPERGSGTVLAAGLALMVMTAMALLLLLAQSAVLASRAAAAADLAALAAADALRGVTDGEPCNVAAEVAARHAAVVVSCFEGGAQTVEVRTELVERTMLGAASGRARAGPPP from the coding sequence ATGACCGGGGCCAGGGCCGCGGCCGGGGACGGACCGGAGCGCGGCTCGGGCACAGTCCTCGCAGCGGGTTTGGCATTGATGGTGATGACGGCCATGGCGCTGCTGCTGCTCCTGGCCCAGTCGGCTGTGCTGGCCAGCAGGGCCGCCGCAGCCGCCGACCTGGCTGCCCTCGCCGCGGCGGACGCCCTGCGCGGGGTCACCGACGGGGAGCCGTGCAACGTGGCGGCGGAAGTCGCGGCGCGGCATGCCGCAGTGGTGGTGAGCTGCTTCGAGGGAGGGGCCCAGACGGTGGAGGTCCGGACGGAGCTGGTCGAGCGGACCATGCTGGGGGCGGCGAGCGGCCGGGCCCGGGCCGGACCACCACCCTGA
- a CDS encoding type II secretion system F family protein, translating into MTGTLLPALALLALLAAAACLLFLGRGRSRKRLIALSTVQNPGSADDPRTAGGRFRTRDGPDGLQDSAMMLELVAAMLDAGSGIGRSLDLVSASASSQYRQSLRPVVSALAIGADWETAWRSSAVRLPAILELRDALGFAALTGAPSSAILYAQAARLRRERFRAAEKRAASLGVKLVVPLGLCSLPAFICLGVVPVLLALVPSG; encoded by the coding sequence ATGACCGGAACATTGCTGCCGGCGCTCGCACTCTTAGCCCTCTTGGCCGCCGCAGCCTGCCTTCTATTCCTTGGGAGGGGCCGCTCACGGAAGCGGCTGATCGCCCTGTCCACGGTTCAAAATCCTGGTTCGGCTGATGATCCACGGACTGCAGGCGGCCGGTTCCGCACCCGGGATGGACCCGACGGCCTGCAGGACAGCGCCATGATGCTCGAACTCGTCGCCGCGATGCTGGACGCCGGCTCCGGGATCGGCCGTTCCCTTGATCTTGTCTCGGCGTCGGCGTCCTCGCAGTACCGCCAGTCGCTGCGGCCCGTCGTCTCCGCGCTGGCGATCGGGGCGGACTGGGAGACTGCCTGGCGAAGCTCAGCCGTCAGGTTGCCGGCCATTCTCGAACTGCGGGATGCCCTGGGATTCGCGGCCCTCACCGGAGCTCCGTCCTCGGCGATCCTCTACGCCCAGGCTGCAAGGCTTCGCCGCGAGAGGTTCCGCGCAGCGGAAAAGCGGGCGGCGTCCCTCGGCGTCAAGCTGGTGGTCCCGCTGGGACTGTGTTCGCTGCCGGCCTTTATCTGCCTGGGCGTTGTGCCCGTTTTGCTGGCACTGGTCCCGTCCGGCTGA